One part of the Drosophila teissieri strain GT53w chromosome 3R, Prin_Dtei_1.1, whole genome shotgun sequence genome encodes these proteins:
- the LOC122622231 gene encoding uncharacterized protein LOC122622231: MNWATIIIAIILLLPASQQSSEGLERKVLSYNPTYDFWFFVPTGRPKVVTQNVQNAYWAARTKGGVCFTDLWFYCATGIKIEE, from the exons ATGAACTGGGCTACaataataattgcaattatcctgctgctgccagccagccagcaaag CTCCGAAGGCTTGGAACGCAAAGTGCTGTCGTACAATCCCACATACGATTTCTGGTTTTTCGTGCCAACTGGCAGACCCAAGGTGGTTACTCAGAATGTACAGAATGCATATTGGGCTGCCCGGACAAAAGGAGGTGTTTGCTTCACAGATCTGTGGTTCTACTGCGCAACTGGCATTAAAATAGAGGAGTAA